The following proteins are co-located in the Pseudomonas sp. ATCC 13867 genome:
- a CDS encoding beta-ketoacyl synthase has protein sequence MSRLPVIVGFGGYNAAGRSSFHHGFRRTVLESMESAARQETLAGLAVMMKLVKVVDGQYQDADGDSLDLAAIEQRFEQQIRQSTLIRRIELQYLDVDAAHCHKSLTVSAAGGPVTFTSLRKQLPEPLPANWSVEELEGGEVRVTLHDSCEFKVDSYRALPVKSAGQLPTGFEPGELYNSRFHPRGLQMSVVAATDAVRSTGIDWQTICDKVQPDEIAVFSSSIMSQLDENGFGGLLQSRLRGHRVSAKQLPLGFNSMPTDFINAYVLGSVGMTGSVTGACATFLYNLQKGIDVITSGQARVAIVGNAEAPITSEIIEGYAAMGALATEEGLRHIEGRDDVDFRRASRPFGENCGFTLAESAQYVVLMDDALALELGAEIHGSVPDVFINADGFKKSISAPGPGNYLTMAKAVAAATQIVGEKSVRQHSFVHAHGSSTPANRVTESEILDRVATAFGISDWPITAVKAFVGHSLATASADQMISALGTFRYGVIPGIKTVETFADDVFRDHIALSSSDVRRDDLEVCFINSKGFGGNNATGVLLSPAVTEKMLRKRHGDAAFADYQARREATRSAARQYDEAATQGRFDIIYNFGNDMIDEKAIEISDKGVQVPGFNQAIAYKKDERFSDMLD, from the coding sequence ATGTCTCGACTACCGGTCATCGTTGGTTTTGGTGGGTATAACGCTGCGGGTCGCAGCTCGTTCCATCATGGGTTCCGCCGCACCGTCCTCGAATCCATGGAGAGCGCCGCCCGCCAGGAAACCCTCGCCGGCCTCGCGGTGATGATGAAGCTGGTCAAGGTCGTCGACGGCCAGTACCAGGACGCCGACGGCGACAGCCTCGACCTCGCCGCCATCGAGCAGCGCTTCGAGCAGCAGATCCGCCAGTCCACCCTGATCCGTCGCATCGAGCTGCAATACCTCGACGTCGACGCCGCGCACTGCCACAAGAGCCTGACCGTCAGCGCCGCCGGCGGCCCGGTGACCTTCACCAGTCTGCGCAAGCAACTGCCCGAGCCGCTGCCGGCCAACTGGTCGGTGGAAGAACTCGAAGGCGGCGAGGTGCGCGTTACCCTGCACGACAGTTGCGAGTTCAAGGTCGACAGCTACCGCGCGCTGCCGGTGAAGTCCGCCGGCCAGTTGCCCACCGGCTTCGAACCCGGCGAGCTGTACAACTCGCGCTTCCACCCGCGCGGCCTGCAGATGTCCGTGGTCGCCGCCACCGACGCGGTGCGCTCCACCGGCATCGACTGGCAGACCATCTGCGACAAGGTGCAGCCCGACGAGATCGCCGTGTTCTCCAGCAGCATCATGAGCCAGTTGGACGAGAACGGCTTCGGCGGCCTGCTGCAGTCGCGCCTGCGCGGCCACCGCGTGTCGGCCAAGCAACTGCCACTGGGCTTCAACAGCATGCCCACCGACTTCATCAACGCCTACGTGCTGGGCAGCGTCGGCATGACCGGCAGCGTCACCGGCGCCTGCGCCACCTTCCTCTACAACCTGCAGAAGGGCATCGACGTCATCACCAGCGGCCAGGCCCGCGTGGCCATCGTCGGCAACGCCGAAGCGCCGATCACCTCCGAGATCATCGAGGGCTACGCCGCCATGGGCGCGCTGGCCACCGAGGAAGGCCTGCGCCACATCGAAGGCCGCGACGACGTCGATTTCCGCCGCGCCAGCCGCCCGTTCGGCGAGAACTGCGGCTTCACCCTGGCCGAATCCGCCCAGTACGTGGTGCTGATGGACGACGCCCTGGCCCTGGAACTGGGCGCCGAGATCCACGGCTCGGTGCCGGACGTGTTCATCAACGCCGACGGCTTCAAGAAGTCCATCTCCGCCCCCGGCCCCGGCAACTACCTGACGATGGCCAAGGCCGTGGCCGCCGCCACGCAGATCGTCGGCGAAAAGAGCGTGCGCCAGCACAGCTTCGTCCACGCCCACGGCTCCAGCACCCCGGCCAACCGCGTCACCGAGTCGGAAATCCTCGATCGCGTCGCCACCGCCTTCGGCATCAGCGACTGGCCGATCACCGCGGTGAAGGCCTTCGTCGGCCACTCCCTGGCCACCGCCAGCGCCGACCAGATGATCTCCGCCCTGGGCACCTTCCGCTACGGCGTGATCCCGGGCATCAAGACCGTCGAAACCTTCGCCGACGACGTCTTCAGGGACCACATCGCCCTGTCCAGCAGCGACGTGCGCCGCGACGACCTGGAAGTCTGCTTCATCAACTCCAAGGGTTTCGGCGGCAACAACGCCACCGGTGTGCTGCTGTCCCCCGCCGTGACCGAGAAGATGCTGCGCAAGCGCCACGGCGATGCCGCCTTCGCCGACTACCAGGCCCGCCGCGAAGCCACCCGCAGCGCTGCCCGGCAGTATGATGAAGCCGCCACCCAGGGGCGTTTCGACATCATCTACAACTTCGGCAACGACATGATCGACGAGAAGGCCATCGAGATCAGCGACAAGGGCGTACAGGTGCCGGGCTTCAACCAGGCCATCGCCTACAAGAAGGACGAGCGCTTCAGCGACATGCTCGACTGA